The Devosia sp. 1566 sequence GCTCGATGGCCGGGTTAGAGCAGTTCCAGTTGGTCAAGCAGCGCCAGGCCTAACCCCAGGCTCGCGCCGGTGTTGATCAGCATGGGCGGCAAGGTCAGCCATTCCAGCGTCCATGCTGCGCCCGAGCGTTCATATTCATGCACCATGGCATGCTGCAGCGTACCGGCAAGGCCGGCATTGGCGCGCGCGAGTACAACGAGCACCTCGCCATTCACCGGGCGAGATTTATGCGCCATGGCCAACGAGCTGCCGCCGCCTTGCAGCGCACTGCCGCCACCTCGCTTTTGGGCCAGCAAGGCGACGTCAGCAGCGCGCTGCCAATAATCTTTATGACCGCATGCCGACGGGGAGTTCTTCCAGCTATATTCGCGCAATATCGGGGAAGGCTTCTTTTTAGAGATTGTGCAACGCCAGGCCAGCTATGCCGGCTACGGCGCTCTCAACGCCCCCTTCCGTATCGCCGCGCAGAAGCGAGCGCTGACAATGGTGGCTGGTAATTGAGGAAGGCCGACCTTGGGAGCTGAAGGTACAGAACAACGAAATTGCTGAAGTGCAGGAATCGCCCCTGCATTCGAGAGCCCGCCAACATGGTCGGCGGGTCGATACTCGTGGCGGGCATTACCGCCCCTGAGCGAGGGGCGGTAATAAACATGCGTTGAGAACGTGTCCTTAGGTCGGCTGCACGAGCCCGGCGTCGACGAGCGGCCGGATCGCCTCGATCTCACGGGCAACGGTTTCGCGCATTTCGTCCGGTGTGTTCAGGACAGGCGCCACGCCGAGCGAAACCAGCAGCGCCTGCGATTCCGCCAATTTGCTCCAGGTCTTGAGCGTATCGTTGATCTTGCTGATGATCTCGGCCGGCATGCCCTTGGGGCCAACAATACCAAACCATAGGGTTTGCTGATAACCGTCAAACCCCTGCTCGGCAACGGTTGGCACATCCGGAAGCTCGCCCATGCGCTGGGCCGAGGTGACCGCAAGGGCCTGCAGCTTGCCGGCCTTGATATGCGCAAGGTAGTTGGCCGGGGCGTCGGCGGAAAAATCTATGTGCCCGCCAAGCAGGTCGGCGGCCAGAGGCGGCGAGCCCTTGTAGGGGACGTGGTTGATTTCCACTCCCGCCTGTTGGCCAATGATGGCAGCACAAATGTGACCCTTGGTGCCGGCGCCGGGATTGCCGATATTGACCTGCCCCGGATTGGCTTTGGCATAGGCGATCAACTCCGGCAGCGTCTTGGCTGGGGCGTTCATGCTGGCAGTCAGCAGCGCCGGGCTTTCGGCAAAAACCGTAATGGGCTCAAAATCAGCTTCCGGGTCATAGGCAAGGTTGGTTTGCACCACCTTGTTCGCCGCCAGGGGTGCGCTGCCGCTTACCAGGATAGTGTAACCATCCGGCGCGGACCGCGCGAGCTTGCCACCGGCCAGCGCGCCAGCGGCACCAGCAATATTCTCAAGCACGAATTGCTGGCCGTATTCTTTGGTCAGGATATCGGCAACGAGGCGCGCAAGGATGTCGCTGGTGCCGCCCGGCGGATAAGCTGAAAGAACTGTAACCGGCTTGCTGGGCCAGCTATCTTGCGCGAACGAAATTCCTGTTGAGGCCAATAGTCCTGCGGTACCGCCAAGGACGATAAATTCGCGTCTTTTCATGTTTCCCTCCTGCACGCCCTCTTCGATTGTTTGGGCTTGGCTGGAGCGATACTTAGCGCATAGCTACAGCAGCAGGTATTCAACAAGCCGCCCATTCCACCTCACGAAACAGGTCCCTCGCCTGCCAACCACTGCTCTTCGTTGGCATGAAAGTCCGCGAGTTCCTCCGGTCGGTCATCACCAAGCAGGTCCTGGTTGACCATCACGCCACGGCTGCGCTGGATATAGGTGAGAAACTTGTAGGAGGGCCGCATGGTGTCGAGCAAGGCGCGGTCGATCGGCAGCGGGTCAGACGCGAGCGTGGGCGCCATCACGTCACGCTCGAAAAAGACGTGGAAGCTAGCCAACTTCCAGTCGCCACCCTCGCATATAGCGCGGGAGAAGAACCGGCAGAATACCTGGAAGTCGACGTCCACCCCTTCGAGCTTGGCCCGGTTGAAGATCATGGCCGGGCTTTCGATTGTGGCGCGGTTCCCAATGATCTGAGCAAAAGCGGGAAACACCCAATGCTTGCTGTTGCCGGTGTTGCTCATCCACTTGCGCGTTGCCGCGACATAGGCGTCGCCCCCTCTGCCGTCGTACCAGCTAGTGCGGACATAGGCGTCACGATGAAAGCACGCAGCCATCACATCGAACCGGCGCTGGTCGCGCGCAAAGCGTTCGCGGCGTACCAGGTCGAACAGCACCGCACGGTTGAGATAGTCGCCCTCACCTTGGCCGACGTTAATTTGCATGACTGGTCCTCGTGTTTAGTGAACGGGCGGGTTGAGGTCAGTCTACTTCCTGGAGCCCATCCTGCCGCACCTTTCGGAAGGCAGGCAGGAGGATCGAGACGAGGAGGACCGCTGCGATCAGCAGGGTTGCGACACTGACAGGGCTCGTGACGAAAACCGTCGCGTCTCCGTGCGAGATCAGCAGCGCACGGCGCAGATATTCTTCCGCCATGGGACCCAGGATCAATGCCAGGATCAGAGGGGCTGGCTCGGCGCCAGCCTTCCGGAAGACATATCCCAGCACGCCGAACAGGGCCATGAGGTAGACATCGAACGCGCTGTTGCGGATGCTGTAGACGCCAATGGCGGTGAATACGCAAATCAGCGGGAATAGATATTTATAGGGCACCGAGATCAGCTTGGCCCACATGCCGACAAGCGGCAGGTTGAGGATAAGCAGCAGCAGATTGCCGATCCACATCGACACGACGAGTCCCCAGAAAAGGGCGGGTTGCTCGGTCAGGATATTGGGGCCCGGCTGCACGCCCTGGACCACCAGCGCTCCTATCATCAGAGCCATGGTCGCGGTGCCTGGCAGGCCCAGCGTCAGCATGGGGATAAAGGCGGTTTGGGCGGCAGCATTGTTGGCAGCTTCGGGCG is a genomic window containing:
- a CDS encoding tripartite tricarboxylate transporter substrate binding protein produces the protein MKRREFIVLGGTAGLLASTGISFAQDSWPSKPVTVLSAYPPGGTSDILARLVADILTKEYGQQFVLENIAGAAGALAGGKLARSAPDGYTILVSGSAPLAANKVVQTNLAYDPEADFEPITVFAESPALLTASMNAPAKTLPELIAYAKANPGQVNIGNPGAGTKGHICAAIIGQQAGVEINHVPYKGSPPLAADLLGGHIDFSADAPANYLAHIKAGKLQALAVTSAQRMGELPDVPTVAEQGFDGYQQTLWFGIVGPKGMPAEIISKINDTLKTWSKLAESQALLVSLGVAPVLNTPDEMRETVAREIEAIRPLVDAGLVQPT
- a CDS encoding nuclear transport factor 2 family protein, with translation MQINVGQGEGDYLNRAVLFDLVRRERFARDQRRFDVMAACFHRDAYVRTSWYDGRGGDAYVAATRKWMSNTGNSKHWVFPAFAQIIGNRATIESPAMIFNRAKLEGVDVDFQVFCRFFSRAICEGGDWKLASFHVFFERDVMAPTLASDPLPIDRALLDTMRPSYKFLTYIQRSRGVMVNQDLLGDDRPEELADFHANEEQWLAGEGPVS